One window of the Nitrospirota bacterium genome contains the following:
- a CDS encoding M48 family metalloprotease: MINIKKVKGLLLCIIFLFVSSCAVNPVTGQNELMLVSESQEIQIGKETAPSMRWEFGGEYRDTELEAYLGGIAAELWKNSERPNLPMKFYIQNTSIPNAFALPGYVAITRGLLSDMDNEAQFAAVIGHEIGHVMARHTAQRLSRMTLQQIGLSIGAAALEGKTGSDALLSVGAIGSSLLLLKYDREQEIQADRLGVRYMSRLGYNPHEAISAHEALERSVNGYMQRAGINEKTSSPIADMLSTHPRKEVRLVEIQDMINALPPYTVKGDGEFSKRFLDAAKRMREINRIYYIYDDAERLYKEEDFSGAEAKLKEAIKKNESQAPFHNLLGMIMLRQKSYWKAENSFRQALSLNPEYQPAVFGMGLINFYQENYSAAIDKFNLSLKLYPGHLPTHFGLGKSYYQLKQYRSAIPHLSEFANAVPKDPEVHGMLGICFESAGQIDLAIREYGYQIQAAPDTQLGYHAKKRLSALRKK; this comes from the coding sequence ATGATTAATATAAAGAAAGTTAAAGGGCTTTTATTATGTATCATCTTTCTTTTCGTATCCTCCTGCGCCGTCAATCCCGTGACCGGCCAGAACGAACTGATGCTCGTGAGTGAAAGCCAGGAGATACAGATAGGCAAAGAGACGGCTCCGTCCATGAGATGGGAATTCGGGGGCGAATACAGGGATACTGAATTAGAAGCATACCTCGGAGGCATTGCTGCGGAACTCTGGAAGAACTCGGAGAGGCCCAATTTGCCGATGAAGTTCTATATACAAAACACTTCCATACCAAACGCATTCGCCCTGCCCGGCTATGTCGCTATCACGAGGGGGCTCTTAAGCGACATGGATAACGAGGCTCAGTTTGCTGCTGTGATAGGGCATGAGATAGGCCACGTTATGGCAAGGCATACTGCGCAGAGGCTCTCACGCATGACACTTCAGCAGATCGGACTTTCTATCGGTGCCGCAGCTCTTGAGGGAAAGACCGGCAGTGACGCGCTTCTAAGCGTAGGCGCAATAGGCAGCAGCCTCTTGCTGCTTAAATACGACAGAGAACAGGAGATACAGGCAGACAGGCTCGGTGTTAGATATATGTCCCGGCTCGGTTATAACCCTCACGAGGCCATAAGCGCGCATGAGGCTCTGGAAAGGTCTGTTAACGGCTATATGCAGAGAGCAGGCATAAATGAGAAAACGAGTTCGCCGATAGCAGATATGCTCTCTACACACCCGAGAAAAGAGGTTCGCCTCGTAGAGATACAGGATATGATAAACGCTCTGCCTCCTTATACTGTCAAGGGCGACGGCGAGTTCAGCAAACGCTTTCTGGATGCGGCAAAAAGAATGCGGGAGATAAACAGGATATATTATATATATGATGATGCCGAGCGCCTTTATAAAGAAGAGGACTTCAGCGGTGCAGAGGCAAAGCTAAAAGAGGCGATAAAAAAGAATGAGAGCCAGGCGCCTTTCCATAATCTGCTCGGCATGATCATGCTCAGGCAAAAGTCATACTGGAAGGCAGAGAACAGCTTCAGACAGGCTCTCTCTCTTAACCCGGAATACCAGCCTGCTGTGTTCGGCATGGGGCTGATAAATTTTTACCAGGAGAATTATTCAGCGGCGATAGACAAATTCAACTTAAGCCTGAAACTTTATCCCGGCCATCTGCCGACGCACTTTGGGTTAGGAAAAAGCTACTACCAGCTGAAACAGTACAGAAGCGCCATACCTCATCTCAGTGAATTCGCAAATGCAGTGCCAAAGGATCCTGAAGTGCACGGGATGTTAGGCATATGTTTTGAGAGCGCCGGTCAGATTGACCTGGCGATAAGAGAATACGGATATCAGATCCAGGCCGCGCCTGACACTCAGCTCGGCTACCACGCTAAAAAAAGGCTCTCGGCACTACGGAAGAAATAA
- a CDS encoding metal-dependent transcriptional regulator: protein MISKLADEILELMWALRERGSNSCSKVIEEIADSSAPDVIKKMENAGLVTVSGDIIQFTDKGESRSQDLTRRHRLAERLFHDVLDVSMQETEDTACEIEHFLSPSVTESVCSFLGHPPTCPHGKPIPRGDCCSRYKAVRPLVMQLKELDVGTKARIVFIVPKEEARIDRLTSMGVVPGSIIKLKQKRPSFILKIDETSLAIDPVIAEEIYVKQV, encoded by the coding sequence ATGATCAGTAAGCTTGCAGATGAGATACTTGAATTGATGTGGGCATTAAGAGAACGGGGGAGCAACAGCTGCTCAAAGGTGATCGAAGAGATCGCCGACAGCAGCGCGCCTGACGTCATTAAGAAGATGGAGAATGCCGGGCTTGTAACTGTCTCCGGTGATATTATTCAATTCACTGACAAAGGCGAGAGCCGTTCACAGGACCTGACCCGCCGCCACCGGCTTGCGGAGAGGCTTTTTCATGATGTGCTTGATGTCAGTATGCAGGAGACTGAGGATACCGCGTGCGAGATCGAGCACTTCCTGTCGCCGTCAGTCACTGAAAGCGTATGCTCCTTCCTCGGGCATCCTCCTACCTGCCCGCATGGCAAACCCATTCCGAGAGGGGACTGCTGTTCAAGGTATAAGGCTGTGAGGCCTCTTGTCATGCAGCTTAAGGAGCTTGATGTCGGGACAAAAGCCAGGATAGTCTTCATTGTCCCGAAAGAGGAGGCGAGAATAGACCGGCTCACATCAATGGGCGTAGTGCCGGGAAGCATAATCAAGCTGAAGCAGAAGAGGCCGTCATTCATTCTTAAGATAGATGAGACCTCTTTGGCTATCGATCCTGTCATAGCTGAAGAGATATATGTGAAGCAGGTATAA
- the amrS gene encoding AmmeMemoRadiSam system radical SAM enzyme, whose amino-acid sequence MKEAMFYSKEEEHKVRCYLCAHHCLIQKGRRGICGARENIDGLLYSLVYGKLVAMNVDPVEKKPLFHFLPSSTSLSIATVGCNFRCLHCQNFDIAQHTKEHSDIPGSRVSPQQVVDAAEKSGCRSISYTYTEPTIFFEFAYDCAKLAHERGIKNIFVSNGYTGSEAVKVIAPFLDGINIDLKGDDDFYKKVCGARLKPVLDTIRLMRELGVWVEVTTLVIPSYNDSESTLTAMAEHIRAVDPSIPWHVTGYYPTYKLLDQPRTPVETLRHARDIGYANGLRYVYEGNVPGEGGENTYCPNCRELLISRSGYKILENKIKDAHCLKCMEKIEGVWR is encoded by the coding sequence ATGAAAGAGGCGATGTTCTATAGTAAGGAAGAGGAGCATAAGGTGCGATGTTATCTCTGCGCTCACCATTGTCTTATACAGAAAGGCAGGCGCGGCATATGCGGAGCAAGGGAAAATATTGACGGCCTTCTCTACAGCCTGGTATACGGCAAGCTTGTAGCAATGAATGTCGATCCTGTAGAGAAAAAACCGCTCTTTCATTTTCTTCCTTCTTCAACTTCTCTATCCATCGCAACAGTCGGCTGCAACTTCAGATGCCTGCACTGTCAGAACTTTGATATTGCGCAGCATACCAAAGAACATTCGGACATCCCGGGAAGCCGGGTTTCCCCTCAGCAGGTTGTGGATGCCGCAGAAAAGTCAGGGTGCAGGAGCATCTCTTACACATATACCGAGCCGACGATCTTTTTTGAATTTGCATATGACTGCGCAAAGCTTGCGCATGAGAGGGGCATTAAAAATATTTTTGTAAGTAACGGCTATACAGGCTCTGAGGCGGTTAAAGTGATAGCTCCTTTCCTTGATGGAATAAATATTGACCTTAAAGGCGATGACGATTTCTATAAAAAGGTCTGCGGCGCAAGGCTGAAGCCTGTGCTTGATACTATCAGGCTGATGAGGGAGCTTGGCGTATGGGTTGAAGTTACGACACTTGTCATCCCCTCATATAATGATTCGGAAAGCACGCTGACAGCCATGGCTGAACATATAAGGGCTGTTGACCCGTCTATCCCCTGGCATGTAACAGGGTATTACCCTACATATAAGCTTTTAGATCAGCCGAGGACACCTGTAGAAACACTAAGGCATGCGCGTGATATTGGTTATGCCAATGGTTTAAGATATGTATACGAAGGAAATGTCCCGGGGGAGGGCGGTGAGAACACCTATTGCCCGAATTGCAGAGAACTGCTTATCAGTCGTTCAGGGTATAAGATACTGGAAAACAAAATAAAGGATGCACATTGTTTAAAATGTATGGAAAAGATAGAAGGGGTATGGAGGTGA
- a CDS encoding UDP-3-O-acyl-N-acetylglucosamine deacetylase, whose product MRLQNTIKKEIHLQGKGLHTGRDIRLRLRPAPRDTGVIFVRTDKGNTEIKACVSSVSDTTFATTLSSNGVKVGTVEHLLAAFSGLNVDNVYVDLDGPEVPVMDGSAITFVSLILEAGVAQQAKTITCIRIYKPIAIMEGPSQIAVTPYEGTKITYRLYYTHPAFGEQKMGIDVYRNSFIDELAPARTFGFLSDVEKLRARGLARGGSLENAIVLGQNEIINKEMLRFKDEFVRHKILDLIGDMSLLGVPIYGHIIANKSGHTMNVKLLQKILLSRDSWEIVSESPVKLSVLESIA is encoded by the coding sequence GTGCGATTACAAAATACCATAAAAAAAGAAATACACCTTCAGGGTAAAGGGCTTCATACCGGTAGAGATATCAGGTTAAGGCTCAGGCCTGCGCCCAGAGATACAGGTGTTATCTTTGTCAGGACTGACAAGGGTAATACTGAGATCAAGGCTTGCGTAAGCTCGGTCTCTGATACAACATTTGCCACAACGCTTTCTTCAAATGGCGTGAAGGTAGGCACAGTCGAGCACCTCCTCGCAGCTTTTTCAGGCCTTAATGTCGATAATGTTTATGTTGACCTTGACGGGCCGGAAGTTCCCGTGATGGACGGAAGCGCTATCACTTTTGTATCGCTGATACTTGAGGCCGGGGTGGCGCAGCAGGCAAAGACTATAACCTGTATAAGGATATACAAGCCCATCGCTATTATGGAAGGGCCGAGCCAGATAGCTGTAACTCCATATGAAGGCACAAAGATAACTTATCGCCTCTATTATACGCATCCTGCATTCGGGGAGCAGAAGATGGGCATTGATGTCTACAGGAACAGCTTTATTGATGAGCTTGCGCCTGCAAGGACATTTGGATTCCTCAGTGATGTTGAGAAGCTGAGGGCGAGAGGGCTGGCAAGAGGCGGTTCTTTAGAGAATGCCATTGTTCTCGGACAGAACGAGATCATTAACAAGGAAATGCTGAGATTCAAAGATGAGTTTGTCAGGCATAAGATACTTGACCTTATCGGTGATATGTCTTTGCTGGGAGTTCCTATTTATGGCCATATCATTGCGAATAAATCCGGACATACTATGAATGTCAAGCTCCTTCAAAAGATACTCCTGAGCCGTGATTCATGGGAGATAGTGTCTGAATCCCCTGTAAAGCTTTCCGTGCTTGAGTCAATAGCTTAA
- a CDS encoding TldD/PmbA family protein — translation MKIPEDLLKRILSDSLSTGGDYADIFVEQANPLTIQLEDNKVDRIVSGVDSGIGLRVIFGGRSAYAYTNDFSEASLFELSRAVRSAVRAGKTKASEIDLTRVSPSVDFKMKLRPDTVSMDRKIRLLQDANRAARSVSSKVIQVKVIYRDSVQRVDIASSEGALASDERIHTLALVQVIASDGDILQTGYEPVGGLKGFELFEEVSLEAIAAETAEKAVRMLSARRTPGGRMAVVISAAAGGTMIHEAVGHGLEADLVQQGLSVYANKIGEVIASPLVTIIDDSSLPGRRGSFRFDDEGAHSQRTVLVDKGILKGYMYDRLTSMKDGVRSTGNGRRESYKSRPIPRMTNTFIASGDDDPAGIVSSVQKGLFVKKMGGGQVNTVTGEFVFEVSEGYLIENGIVGEPVRGGTLIGNGPSIIKSIDMVGSDLDFAIGTCGKDGQGVPVSDAMPTIRIPEMVVGGEV, via the coding sequence ATGAAGATACCGGAAGATCTTTTAAAGAGAATACTGAGCGATTCACTTTCCACAGGAGGTGATTACGCTGATATATTTGTCGAGCAGGCCAATCCTCTTACTATTCAGCTTGAAGATAACAAGGTGGACAGGATCGTGTCAGGTGTTGATTCCGGAATAGGGTTAAGGGTGATCTTTGGCGGCAGATCCGCCTATGCTTACACTAATGATTTCTCCGAGGCCTCTCTGTTTGAACTGAGCAGGGCTGTCAGGAGCGCCGTAAGGGCCGGCAAAACCAAAGCAAGTGAGATCGACCTGACCAGGGTCAGCCCTTCAGTTGATTTTAAAATGAAGCTCCGGCCTGATACTGTCAGCATGGACAGGAAGATCCGCCTGCTTCAGGATGCTAACCGTGCCGCAAGAAGCGTCAGCAGTAAGGTCATTCAGGTGAAAGTGATCTACAGGGACTCTGTTCAGAGGGTTGATATCGCATCTTCTGAAGGGGCGCTTGCGTCAGATGAACGGATTCATACGCTTGCGCTTGTCCAGGTAATTGCTTCTGACGGAGATATTCTGCAGACCGGATACGAGCCTGTCGGCGGGTTAAAAGGGTTTGAGCTTTTTGAAGAGGTCTCACTGGAGGCTATTGCGGCAGAGACAGCGGAAAAAGCTGTTAGAATGCTCAGCGCCAGAAGAACTCCGGGCGGCAGGATGGCTGTTGTCATTTCTGCGGCGGCAGGAGGGACGATGATACATGAAGCGGTCGGCCACGGCCTTGAGGCTGACCTTGTACAGCAGGGGCTTTCAGTCTATGCGAATAAGATCGGAGAGGTTATAGCATCTCCGCTGGTGACGATAATTGACGATTCATCTCTTCCGGGCAGAAGAGGTTCATTCAGGTTTGACGATGAGGGGGCACATTCACAAAGGACCGTTCTGGTTGATAAAGGAATACTCAAAGGTTATATGTATGACAGGCTCACTTCAATGAAGGACGGAGTAAGGTCAACCGGCAACGGCAGGAGGGAATCATACAAGTCCAGGCCTATCCCGAGAATGACCAATACATTTATCGCATCAGGGGATGATGACCCTGCCGGTATTGTGAGTTCAGTCCAAAAGGGGTTGTTCGTGAAAAAGATGGGAGGAGGGCAGGTTAATACAGTTACCGGAGAATTTGTTTTTGAGGTATCAGAAGGCTATCTGATAGAGAACGGCATCGTCGGTGAACCTGTCAGGGGTGGCACCCTTATAGGCAACGGCCCTTCGATAATCAAATCGATCGATATGGTCGGCAGCGATCTGGATTTCGCAATAGGCACCTGCGGCAAGGATGGCCAGGGAGTTCCGGTTTCAGATGCGATGCCTACTATAAGGATACCGGAGATGGTTGTCGGCGGGGAAGTATGA
- the mtnP gene encoding S-methyl-5'-thioadenosine phosphorylase, translating into MTKIGVIGGSGLYEIQGLAVKNKKGISTPFGKPSDKYVTGEIGGKEVVFLPRHGSRHTIPPHMINYRANIWGFKKLGVSRIISVSAVGGIKKGLKPGDIVILSQTIDMTKNRRSTFYDGNTGVVHIDFTDPYCPELGKVLHRAGKNLKITLKNGGTYVAVEGPRLETAEEIKGFRILGGDVVGMTGMPEASLAREVEICYSGLSVVANYAAGISKRRLTVSEVMGAMGNANEKIKLLLKETFRLITDERSCRCKDALKEARI; encoded by the coding sequence ATGACAAAGATCGGAGTGATAGGCGGAAGCGGGCTTTATGAGATACAGGGTTTGGCTGTGAAAAACAAAAAGGGCATCAGCACGCCGTTCGGTAAACCCTCAGACAAATATGTAACAGGCGAGATAGGCGGCAAAGAAGTAGTATTTCTACCGAGACACGGCAGCCGTCACACGATCCCTCCTCATATGATCAACTACCGCGCTAATATATGGGGATTCAAAAAACTCGGCGTGAGCAGAATAATATCCGTAAGCGCTGTCGGGGGGATAAAAAAGGGCCTTAAGCCTGGAGATATCGTTATCCTCAGCCAGACGATTGATATGACAAAGAACAGAAGATCAACTTTTTACGATGGGAATACAGGAGTTGTTCATATAGACTTTACAGATCCCTACTGCCCTGAACTCGGCAAGGTTTTACACAGGGCCGGAAAAAACTTAAAGATAACGTTGAAGAACGGCGGGACCTATGTGGCGGTTGAAGGGCCGAGGCTTGAAACTGCGGAAGAGATAAAAGGCTTCCGTATCCTCGGCGGAGATGTTGTAGGAATGACAGGAATGCCTGAGGCCTCACTTGCGAGAGAAGTGGAGATATGCTACTCAGGCCTGTCTGTTGTCGCAAACTATGCCGCAGGCATCAGCAAGAGAAGGTTGACCGTATCAGAAGTCATGGGAGCTATGGGCAATGCAAATGAAAAGATAAAACTCCTTCTGAAAGAAACATTCAGGCTCATTACGGATGAAAGAAGCTGCCGGTGCAAGGACGCGCTGAAAGAAGCCAGGATATAA
- the gspE gene encoding type II secretion system ATPase GspE, with amino-acid sequence MRAVGDDRLELIDKIEDEEIEFSLLQDLPLHFVKGNLVLPLKRQDGELLAAVSDNRGLSALRDLSRNLGLKPHPVMASKEMILNAINRIYSRTSTVDKVMGDIKGEDLSMIATEFESPKDLLELTEEAPITRLINALLLEAVKERASDIHIEPYEKGVEVRLRVDGILRRILSPPKIVQEALISRVKIIANLDIAEKRLPQDGRIKLLVGGKDIDIRVSIIPTALGERAVLRLLDRQAGVMSLEALGLADSLLNSFKDALARQNGIILVTGPTGSGKTTTLYGSLLKLNTEERNIITVEDPVEYQLTGIGQMHVNPKIGLTFASGLRAILRQDPDIMMVGEIRDLETAEIAVHASLTGHLVLSTLHTNDAPSALTRLIDMGIEPFLVASSLVCVLAQRLVRVICPHCKEAYVPTAQEIAYLNVEPPPISLYRGKGCDKCLGKGYLGRTGIYELLEITPEVRKMTVERKDAQSIRSRAMSSGFKVLKDNAVQKVMRGITTIEEVLRVTQKDIEE; translated from the coding sequence ATTCGGGCAGTAGGAGATGACAGGTTGGAATTAATAGACAAGATAGAAGATGAAGAGATAGAGTTCTCGCTGCTTCAGGACCTTCCGCTGCATTTCGTAAAAGGCAATCTCGTCCTGCCTCTTAAACGCCAGGACGGAGAACTTCTGGCTGCAGTATCAGACAACCGCGGCCTGTCCGCTCTCAGAGACCTTTCAAGAAACCTCGGCCTGAAACCGCATCCTGTCATGGCGAGCAAAGAGATGATCCTTAACGCGATAAACAGGATATACAGCAGGACAAGCACGGTTGATAAAGTAATGGGAGATATCAAAGGCGAAGACCTGTCAATGATAGCAACCGAATTTGAATCGCCAAAAGACCTTCTTGAGCTGACCGAAGAAGCGCCCATCACCCGCCTTATCAACGCGCTTTTATTAGAGGCTGTTAAAGAGCGCGCAAGTGACATTCATATCGAGCCGTACGAAAAAGGTGTTGAGGTGCGGCTTAGGGTGGATGGCATACTGAGAAGGATACTCTCTCCTCCCAAGATAGTCCAGGAAGCGCTCATATCAAGAGTAAAGATCATCGCCAATCTTGATATCGCGGAGAAGCGGCTTCCTCAGGACGGAAGGATAAAGCTGCTGGTCGGCGGCAAGGATATAGATATAAGGGTCTCAATAATCCCGACGGCGCTTGGTGAGAGGGCTGTTCTCAGGCTGCTTGACAGGCAGGCAGGGGTTATGAGCCTTGAGGCGCTGGGACTGGCCGACTCGTTGCTGAACTCATTTAAAGATGCCCTCGCAAGGCAGAATGGGATAATACTGGTCACCGGCCCCACCGGCTCTGGCAAGACCACGACTCTGTACGGGTCGCTTCTTAAGCTGAATACTGAGGAGAGAAATATCATTACTGTCGAAGACCCGGTTGAATACCAGCTGACCGGCATAGGCCAGATGCATGTTAATCCAAAGATCGGCCTCACATTCGCATCCGGGCTGCGCGCTATCCTCAGGCAGGATCCTGACATCATGATGGTCGGAGAGATAAGAGACCTTGAGACCGCTGAGATAGCTGTCCATGCCTCGCTTACAGGACACCTTGTACTGAGCACGCTTCATACAAACGACGCTCCAAGCGCGCTGACGAGGCTTATCGACATGGGGATAGAGCCGTTTCTTGTAGCATCCTCTCTTGTGTGCGTACTTGCGCAAAGGCTTGTAAGGGTTATATGCCCGCACTGCAAAGAAGCATATGTTCCGACTGCGCAGGAGATCGCTTATCTGAATGTAGAGCCGCCTCCTATCTCCCTTTATCGTGGAAAAGGCTGTGACAAGTGCCTTGGCAAGGGCTACCTCGGCAGGACAGGCATATATGAACTGCTCGAGATCACACCTGAAGTCAGGAAGATGACTGTCGAGAGGAAAGACGCCCAGAGTATCAGGAGCCGCGCCATGAGTTCAGGCTTCAAGGTGCTCAAGGACAATGCTGTGCAGAAGGTCATGCGCGGCATAACCACGATCGAAGAGGTCTTGAGAGTAACACAGAAAGATATCGAGGAGTGA
- a CDS encoding type II secretion system F family protein, translating to MPVFKYRGYNKAGSEITGVIEADGQRDAAFKIKAGGILPREITESFIAGKKSLFRRYTPINLPSITRSLSISLSAGVPLIDALRAIATEQRGVWSGILIDIKEQVTAGASLSKAMQAYGDIFPEFYTGMVAAGESSGKLPEVLLKLSDFLETDAKIKSKVQTSLIYPLFMAAVGIIVVTFLFIFVVPKITKIFENTQAALPLITRILILISKVFQNFWWLLLMLAGGLVFLYKKAKESKRELIDAMLLKDPTGIFMSLYMMRFSMTMSFLLSGGLPILKAMRLTSRAIGNIRLKNNILAAEESISHGASLSNSLKDFPPTILQIISTGEQTGRLSEVLKKIADSYEAEFDQRLQRVIALLEPCLILFMGLVVGFIVIAVLLPIFELNQLIK from the coding sequence ATGCCGGTATTCAAATATCGTGGTTATAATAAAGCGGGTTCAGAGATCACCGGGGTCATTGAGGCAGACGGCCAGAGAGATGCCGCATTCAAGATCAAGGCAGGCGGCATACTCCCGAGAGAGATAACTGAATCTTTCATCGCAGGCAAAAAAAGCCTCTTCAGAAGATACACTCCCATAAACCTCCCTTCGATAACACGGAGCCTTTCAATATCACTTTCCGCAGGCGTGCCTCTGATAGACGCCCTCAGGGCGATAGCCACAGAACAAAGGGGCGTCTGGAGCGGAATTCTCATTGATATTAAAGAACAGGTCACTGCAGGTGCGTCGCTCTCCAAGGCGATGCAGGCGTACGGCGATATATTTCCGGAATTTTATACGGGCATGGTCGCAGCCGGAGAGAGCAGCGGTAAACTGCCCGAGGTTCTGCTGAAGCTTTCGGATTTCCTTGAAACGGACGCCAAGATAAAGAGCAAGGTACAGACATCGCTGATATACCCGCTCTTCATGGCAGCGGTAGGCATCATAGTCGTAACATTCCTCTTTATCTTTGTTGTGCCGAAGATAACCAAAATATTTGAGAACACCCAGGCCGCTCTTCCGTTGATCACAAGAATACTGATATTAATAAGCAAAGTCTTTCAGAATTTCTGGTGGCTCTTATTAATGCTTGCAGGCGGGCTTGTATTTTTGTACAAGAAGGCGAAGGAATCCAAAAGAGAGCTTATTGATGCGATGCTCCTGAAAGACCCGACAGGCATATTCATGAGCCTTTACATGATGAGGTTCTCAATGACCATGTCATTCCTCCTTTCAGGCGGCCTGCCTATTCTCAAGGCGATGCGGCTCACATCACGCGCCATCGGAAATATCAGGTTGAAGAACAATATACTGGCTGCAGAAGAATCCATATCCCACGGAGCCAGCCTCTCCAACAGCCTGAAGGATTTTCCGCCGACTATTCTGCAGATAATATCCACGGGTGAACAGACCGGACGGCTCTCTGAGGTATTAAAAAAGATAGCAGATTCATATGAAGCGGAATTTGATCAGAGGCTGCAGCGCGTGATCGCCCTGCTTGAGCCCTGCCTGATACTTTTCATGGGGCTTGTGGTCGGATTTATTGTAATAGCCGTGCTTCTGCCTATCTTCGAGCTTAACCAACTGATAAAATAA
- the gspG gene encoding type II secretion system major pseudopilin GspG: MKNPARAGFTLIELMVVIVILSVLAMFIAPRLIGRTDDAKVVEAKVQIRNFETALKLFKIDNNFYPTTEQGLQALITQPAIGRTADNYRPGGYLESNRMKPDPWGFEYVYISPGLQNDYDIISYGADGQPGGEGYDADIINWEM, encoded by the coding sequence ATGAAAAATCCGGCAAGGGCCGGCTTCACTCTTATCGAGCTGATGGTCGTTATAGTCATCCTGAGCGTGCTCGCCATGTTCATCGCTCCGCGCCTTATAGGCAGAACCGATGATGCGAAGGTGGTTGAGGCAAAGGTGCAGATAAGGAATTTTGAGACAGCCTTAAAGCTCTTCAAGATAGACAATAATTTTTACCCCACCACTGAACAGGGGCTCCAGGCGCTCATTACACAGCCGGCCATCGGAAGGACTGCTGATAATTACAGGCCCGGAGGATATCTGGAATCAAATAGAATGAAACCGGATCCATGGGGATTTGAATATGTTTATATCTCTCCGGGGCTGCAGAACGACTATGACATCATCTCTTACGGCGCGGACGGCCAGCCCGGCGGCGAGGGTTATGACGCGGACATCATCAACTGGGAGATGTAA
- a CDS encoding type II secretion system protein, producing MKNENYGFTLLELIVVIFIISLATALIMPSFIQSPESALKSEAKHISSTMRYVYDQAMGRKEAYLFRINPEDSSWGFEGSSEKKVFKAKEDVKFKDVLIPSAGELTTKEVTVKFGPLGPEEPIVLHLISSDTEYTVIFNNLNGKSKIVEGYIL from the coding sequence ATGAAGAATGAGAACTACGGTTTCACATTACTCGAATTAATCGTCGTAATATTCATAATATCATTGGCCACGGCATTGATAATGCCTTCATTCATTCAGTCTCCCGAGAGCGCGCTTAAGTCCGAGGCAAAACATATAAGCAGCACGATGAGATATGTTTACGACCAGGCTATGGGAAGAAAAGAGGCTTATCTCTTCAGGATAAACCCTGAAGACAGCTCATGGGGCTTTGAAGGCAGTTCAGAGAAAAAGGTGTTCAAGGCAAAAGAGGATGTGAAGTTCAAGGATGTATTAATACCTTCAGCCGGCGAGCTGACGACAAAAGAGGTAACTGTTAAGTTCGGCCCGCTCGGGCCTGAAGAACCAATAGTGCTCCATCTTATAAGCAGCGATACAGAGTATACAGTCATCTTTAACAATCTGAACGGCAAGAGCAAAATAGTTGAAGGCTATATTCTTTAA
- a CDS encoding prepilin-type N-terminal cleavage/methylation domain-containing protein, whose amino-acid sequence MKAIFFKNITGFTLLEVMIALAIIGATLTVSLYTVNYHAQVSSDNALKTQMLLQAKEQLGILELERQESTGVIEGTDFSYESTIGSSGFDEIVELKTVIKGYGKEFLLRKLAVKKDGQR is encoded by the coding sequence TTGAAGGCTATATTCTTTAAAAATATAACAGGCTTCACCCTGCTTGAGGTGATGATCGCGCTTGCTATCATCGGAGCGACGCTCACAGTATCTCTTTACACCGTAAATTATCATGCTCAGGTATCTTCTGATAACGCATTAAAGACGCAGATGCTGCTGCAAGCCAAAGAGCAACTGGGGATACTGGAACTCGAAAGACAGGAGTCAACCGGCGTTATAGAGGGAACCGATTTTTCCTATGAAAGCACCATAGGCAGTTCAGGATTTGATGAGATAGTTGAACTAAAGACCGTTATAAAAGGCTATGGCAAAGAGTTCCTGCTCAGAAAGCTTGCGGTAAAGAAAGACGGCCAAAGATGA